The sequence AGGCGAGCCAGAGAAGCGCCAGGGTGCAGAGCGCGAAGCCCAGGCGGCCGATCTGGCGCGGCGCCAGGATGGGATACAGGCGGACCACCAGCATGGCGGTGAAGAAGACGGTCAGGTTGAAAGGCAGCATCGCGATCGCCGTCTCGATCGGCGTGCGGCCCTGGATGATCTGGATGTAGAGCGGCACGGCGAAGTTCAGCATCGCCTCCAGCGCCACCACGGCGAACATGGCATAGACCGCCGCCCGTTCCTGCCCCGAGGTGATCACGCGCAGATCCAGCAGGGGCGTCAGCCCGGCCGCCTGACGGCGCCGCGTCCAGACGATGAACCCCTGCAGAAGCACGATGCCGACGACGATCATCACCGGCGCGGGAGAAAGGCCCAGGAGGTCGAAGGGCGCGCCGGGCCGGGCTATGCCGAGGCCCCATCGGTTGAGGTTGTTGAAGCCGAAGACGATCATGACGATCGAGGCCGCGGCCAGGAGCACACCGACCAGATCGATCTTCACATCGCGCCGCGGCTCTTCCGGTTTCAGGCGGAAGCTGAGGAAGAGCACCAGCGCCGAGACCACGACCAGGATGCCGAAGACGGGGCGCCAGCCGATGAAGGTTCCGAGCAGCCCCCCGATCAGGAAGGCCGCGACCCCGGCCCCGGCCCGTGCCGACCCCAGCGCACCGACAGCCGTCGCCTGCTGTTGCCCGTGATAGTGGTTGGCGATGAGCGCCACGAGGGCTGGCACGATCACCGCCGCCGATAGACCGGCGAGCAGCTGGGCCAGCAGCATCACCGTCGCCACCGGGCTCACCACCATCAGCACCTGCGACACGCCGAACAGGGCGACGACGATGCGGAAGACCTGGGTGGAACCGAAGCGCTGCACGAGCTTCGCGCCCAGCATCACGAAGCCCGCCACCGCCAGGGAATACATCACGATCCCGGTGGCGACCGTGGTCGGTGGCACGCCGAAGCTGTTGACCATGCCCGCCAGGGAAACGGGCAGCGAAGCCACGTTGAAGGACATGATGGCCTGGCCGAGGGCGATGGCGATCATCGGCACCCAGGACTCCCGGGCCTCGGGAAGCGTGTCGCTCAACTGTGTCGACGGGTTATTCATGGACATATCTTTCTTGCACCCCCCAGGTCACTGACGGCGAGCCACGCTCGGCCGCGAGGCGAAGAGATTGAGGCCGAGGCGTTCCGACAGGAACTTGGTGGCGAGCTGCCCACGGACACTGTTGCCCGCACCGTCGAGTGGCGGAGAGAATGTGCCGAGCCCTCCCTTGCCGGGTGCGATGGTGACGATGCCACCGCTGACCCCGCTCTTGCCCGGCAGCCCGACCTCGTAGAGCCAGTCGCCGGATTCCTCGTAGAGCCCGGCGGTCGCCAGCACGGCCAGGATACGCTTGCAGTGCTCCTCGTCGAGCACCCGTTCGCCCGTCAGCGGGTTCACCCCGCCATCGGCCAGGGTCGCGCCCATCACAGCCAGATCGCGCGCCGTGACCAGCAGCGAGCACTGCCGTGTGTAGATGTCCGTCGCCTCCAGCGCATCAAAATACATGCGCCCATAGCCTTCCAGCAGCTTGGCGATTCCGCGGTTGCGAAGGTTGGTCGCGGCTTCGGACTCGTAGATCTCTGCATCCATCTTCAGCTCATGCCCGGCAAAGCGGGAGAGACCTTCCTGGATGAAGCGCCACTTCGCCTCGGCCGTATCGCCGGGGGCGAGGCTCGTGGTCGCGATGGCGCCGGCATTGACCATCGGATTCATGGTGCGGTCGGCATTCAGCTCCACCGCCATCACCGAGTTGAAAGGCAGCCCGGTCGCGTTCACGCCCACCCGCTCCCGCGCCGGCTCGGCACCGATGGCCTGGCAGATCAGGGCAAAGACGAAGGGTTTGGAAACGCTCTGGATCGAGAAAGCGTGATCCACGTCGCCGACAGCATGGACCGTTCCGTCCGCTTCGACCACGCATAAACCGAAAAGATCCCTCGGGACCTTGGCAAGCGCAGGAATGTAGTCCGCGACCACGCCATCGTCATTGCTCCGAAAGCGATGATGCGCCTCCTCCAGGAGCTCATCGACCCGCTCGGTCGGTGGCAGGTGTCCGGTAGAAACCGGACTCTGGTCCCTGGACTCCTCCCCGAACATGTCCTTGTACATTCCCGTCACCTCCCAAGCGATACCGCGATGCCGAAGCTCCTGTATGACGGTGGTGGATCCGGCTGCTTCGCGAGATCAAGCCAAGACTTCCTGTAACGCTCTCTGCGGCTCTCCTCGAAGGAAGATCGATGGATCCCGTCACCGACTCCATGACGCCTGAGCATAGCCTTCTTCGTAGCCGTTTTGCAGATAAGCCGGAGAAGCGTGGCCTACCCTGAACCCAGTGTTGCGGCTCGTTCCTTCGGCAATCCTTGGCGTGGAAGCAGGAAATGACAGATGCGCACCTCGCAGAAGCGCGCATCCGTCACATCGGGCAGGCAAGCCAGCAAACACCCGTGCAGCTAATTCTGAATGGCGAGGGTCGTCTTGTTGAAATGCACGAGCCTCATGCCGCCATTGTTCGGCAGTTCCACCACGGCGACTCCGCGCCCGAAATCGAGCGCAACGATCCTGTTGGCCGGATAGCGGGCCTTGATGTTGTTCAGAAGGTCCACTTCCAGAACCTCCTGCACCGAATTACCCTGCGTCGCGCGGGCCTGTACATCGGCCCGCTTCTCCGGGCTCAGCTCGGCCAGGAGGGCCTGGTTATAAGCGGGCGAGCCTTGGGCTCTTGCATATTGCGGAAGTGCCGAAGCTGCGAGCAGGGAGGCAAGAACCAGTGTATGGCGCAATTTCATGAGCGGGCTTCCTTCGTTCGAATTCCACGCATTCGGCGAAACAGGAGAGCGGCCTCCTGGTGCGGAAGCACCATAGTGTCCGGGTCCATCCGATACTCCGCATGGCCCTGGCGTCGTCGCGAGGCGAATGAAGCGGGGCGCCATGTCGAACCGGTATCCCGGATGACAGCCCAGCAGACCGCCCCATGATCCAATGGCTTCTCACTCCAGACCAGCACACCCGTACCGCAGTGCCAGGATAGAGCCACGCCAGGTCAGAAGAATGTGTGGGCCATCCCGATACTGTGCGCAGCATCCCAGAACGGGCTGCGGCCGGGGAGGCCCCCTTCCCATCGGATTCCGCAGGGCGCCGCTAGGGGAATCGGGTCAGTGGAAGGGGAGCAGCCAGGGCACCAGCATCAGGCTCACCATCATGACGACGACCGCGAATGGGACCCCGATCCGCACGAAGTCGCCGAAGGTATAATGGCCCGGACCAACCACGAGCGTGTTCGCTGGCGACGAGATCGGCGTCATGAAGGCCGCAGAGGCCGCGAGGGCGACGGTCATGGCGAAAGGATAAGGCGATGCACCGAGATCCTTCGCCACGGCCAGTGCGACCGGTGCCATGAGCACGGCAGTGGCCGTGTTGGAGATGAAGAGGCCCAGCACGGCGGTGATGACGAACAGGATGGCCAGCACGGTGCGGGGAGCGGCATTTCCGGTCAGCGCCAGCACGGCATCGGCGGCCAGATCGATGCCACCGGTCCGCTGCAAGGCCAGCGAGAAGGGCAGCATGCCCACGATGAGGATCAGGCTCTTCCAGCCTATGGCCCGATAGGCGCTTTTCATGTCGACGCAACGGAACAGCCCCATCAGCAGGCAGCCGATCAGTGCGGCGTGGACATTGGGTACAATCCCGCTCACCATCAGGCTCACCGTCAGGGCCAGGATCATGACGGCCTGTGGCGCCCGGTTCGCAGCCGGCAGCACCTCGTGCATCTCGGCCGGCAGGTTCAGGACGATCAGGTCGGAAGGATCGAGCTGAAGCTTGCGGATGTCGCTCCAGAAGCCTGTGAGGAGGAGCGTGTCACCGACCCTCAGCTTCTCTTCCAGCAGGCCATGGCCGTAGATCTTCTGGCCACGGCGCAGGCCGATGACGGTCAGGCCATAGGCCGCGCGGACACGGGCCTTGATGATGCTCTGGCCGATCAATGCGGAATCGGGCGGCAACATGGCCTCGGCCATGCCGATCTCCTGCGACTTGTCCAGGAAGTAGGCACCATCGGAAAGCGGCATCCGCCGGAGCCGAAAGCGTTCCCTCAGCTTGTCGATCGCGACATGGGACGCCATGACATCGACCAGGAGGACGTCATAGGCCCGCAACTCGGTCTGGGCCGAAGGCCGGAGCACGTCCGTGAAGAAGCGCTGGCCGCGCTCGATCGCCAGGATGTTGATGCCGGCATCGCGAAGCGAGAGCTCCGCCAGCGTCTTGCCGATCAAGGGAGATTCCGGGGAGACCCGCACGCGATACTCCCGGTCCGCCAGCCCATACTGCTCGATCCAGTGCCGCAGGCTGATCTGCGGCCGGGCTGCGGTTGTCCCCGGCCCGCCGGCCAGCAGGCGGCGCGCGAAGAGCATATAGGCGATGGCCAGGAACAGGAGGGGCAGGCCGAAGGGCGTGAAGCTGAAGAAGTGGAAACCTTCGGCGCCTTGCCTCACCAGTTCCGCATTCACCAGGAGGTTTGGCGTCGTGGCGACCAGTGTCATCATGCCGCTGATCAATGCCGCGACGCTGAGTGGCATCATGAGCTGGCGTGGCGGCGTCCCCGTGTTCTGGCAGATCCGCAGCACGACCGGGATGAAGATCGCCACCACGGCCGTGGAACTCATGAAGGAACCCAGACCGGCGACCACCAGCATGAGCATCACGAGCATGCGCGCGGGGCTGCTTCCAGCCTTGGCGTTGAGCCAGTCACCCAGCCGTCGCGCCACCCCGGTCCGGACCAGCCCCTCCCCTATCACGAACAGGGCGGCGATCAGGACAATATTCGGGTCCGCGAAGCCGGCCAGCGTCTCGTTCACTGTCACCACACCGGTGAAAGGCATGGCCGCCATCATGATCAGGGCCACCGCATCCATACGGGGGCGGTTCAGCACGAACATCACGATGGCCGCAGCGAGGAGGAGAAGGATGATGACAAGCGAAGACGACATGGAGGGTCTCTGCGGAAGGGAGTCGCGATAAGGGAACAGCCGGCGCCATGGCCCATCCCGGCTGGCCGATTAGCCTAGCCCCCAGGGCATGCCCAGCATGGGCCGGGCTGCATCGCCGTCCTATGCTCCGGCTCGGTCCACTTCAGGGGGCGCTCTCCCCAGAATGGCATGGCGTCCGGATAGCCCGGTTCGGCACTTGGAGCATAGGATTATCCTGGCCCTGGAGTACGCCCTGGTGGAAGCTTTCGAGGCCGTACTTCTCGTTGGGACTATGGAGGCGATCGCCTTCCAGCGCGAAGCCGGCGGCCATAGACCTTGGAGGCCGATGCTGTGCGGCATCGCCATTGGAGACGTCCCCGGCGGTCAAGCCGGCGGCATGGTCTCACCTCTGTCTCCGGCGCCAAGCCGACGGAGCAGGCCGCCGAAATCGAGGCCGGAGGATGTCGGAGGCGGGGTCTCCGTCCCGATGGCCCGGAGGCCCTGCCGGCCGGCCGAACGCGCCTCGCCCGGCGCGTAACCGAACTCCCTCCGAAAGGCGCGGCTGAAGGAGGAGGCGTCGAAAAAGCCCAGTTGCTCCCCGATCTCGGCCACCGAGAAGCGGCACCAGGGGTCTGAGAGCATCGCGTGTGCCATGCGCAGGCGCTGGCCCTGTATGTAATGGGCCACGCCGCCGTGCTGTTCGAAAAGCCGGTAGAGGTGGGAGCGGGAAACCCCTGCCAGGCGGCAGATCTTCTGGGGGTCGAGCGTGGCGCGGCCGATATTCCGCCGGATCACCTGTCTGATCCGTTCCATCTGGGCGACCGCCCTGTCCGTCGGTGCGACGGCCTTCGGCGTGATGCCCGCGAGGAGGCAGGCGGCGATCATGGATTGTGTCGCCGTGGCCAGGACCGGCACCTGTTCCGGTGTCATCGTGGACAGGCGCCGTTCCAGCAGCAGCAGGTAGTCCGCCAGGAAGGCCGCGCCAGGTGTTTCGAGCACACCGGGCCCGAGCGCGGCCAAGCCGGCCGAGAGTTCCGGAAAAGCGTCACGGGGGATGTAGAGTGAGAGCCAGTCCGCATTGGTCCGGTCGCTTTCGGAGGGCTCGCCGAGCGAGAACAGTGCCGGCACCCCGGGGCGCGTGACGAAGCAGGCCGAGGCGGAGCGGTAGCGGGACTCGCCGGAACGGGCCACGCGCACCACCCAGTGATCGATCCCATCGCGACGGACCTGACGGGCACTGCGTTCGAGCGATACGGGTGGTGCGTTGTTGAGGCTCAAGGCCAGGGCGCCGAAGGACCAGATCACGTTGCGACCGGAGAAGCTCGGGCCCGGCTCTCCAAGCGGCACGATGGTGTTGAAGGACTCGTACTTGCTCTGCCATAGATCAAGCTGGTGGCCCGGTTCGACGAGATCGGTCGAGAAGACCACCGGTTTCAGCAGGGTCGGGCCTGCTTCGCAGGGCTGGGGCGACGGCGAGGCGTGCGGCTCTCCTTCCACCAGTGCGGCGATGGGGGAACCGACCCGGTGTGACAGAGAGTTCGCGCTCACGCGGACCATGTTCCCTGACCTCCAGACCGACATCACCTGGAACAGGCATAGCCGGACCTGGCTGAGTCGACACGAGTCCTCTCCATCACCATGAAGCGTTTTTGTTCAAATTGATAGGAGCCGTTCGGAGACCATGGTGAGCCAAGCGGACTCACGATCGGAGTGGACGTCCTTACTGTCAATTCCAGGATGGAACGGCTTTCGGTTCTGACGTCAGAACGGTCTTTGGAAGCATCTTTCGTTCTTCCGGGCCGACCATGCGTCATGCGACGGCGCAGGCGCGAGGCGCCGGGGACCTCTCAGAAGAAGCCTGGAATTCCGCAGAAAGTATATATCCGATACTGTTTGCCTTGTCCGCCGGTTTGCCGGACCGGCACTTCGCTATCCCCAGATCGATGTCGAACAGATCCATGACCCGGCCCAGCGTATGGTCCACCATCTCCTCGATCGAGGTGGGCTAGGCATAGAAGGCCGGGACGGGCGGATAGACGATGGCACCGGCCTCCGTCACCGCGGCCATGGAACGGATATGCCCGAGATGCCCCGCGGAGGCTGGAAACGCCTGGGATGCAATGGTCATCCAGTGTCTGCGTGACATCCGCCGGAGCGTGAAGGCGGGCAGGAGCGGCGTACTGTCCGGAGGGCTGAGGCTGTCACCAGCCGGTGAAGCTCAGATCACGCTTTTCTAGGAAGGCGGCAACACCCTCCGAAAATCCTCCGAGGTGCGGAACCGGCTGTAGCAATGGCCTTCCAGCTCGATGGCGATGGAAAGAGTCGAATCCCCGGTGTCGTTGAGCAGCTTCTTGGCGATTCGCTGCGCCAGGGCCGGGAAGCCGACCAGTTCGCGCACCAGGGCATCCGTCGCAGCCTCCAGTTCCGTATCGGGCGCGACCTCGGTGGCGATGCCCCAGTCCAGCGCCTGCTTCGCGGCGATGCGGCGGGAGCGCATCACGATGTCCGCCCACCATCCGCTTCCCTTCGCGGACCATGCACGAGGCCCGTCCGTCGCCTCCTGGGCGATCCGGACCTCCGAAGGTGACTTGGGGCGGGTGTCCTTTCACTTTCTGACCTTCAGCCGCGACATCCTGGCTACCCTGCCGAAGGGTGGGAAAGGGGGGCGAGCCTGTCGCGGTCGGACTCGTCCTTCCGCCAGCGTTCCGCCACGCATCTCTTCTGTGGCTGAGGCGGTTGCTCTGCCGCCCCGCCACCGGGCCCAGGGTAGTAGCCCGCCCGCGGCGATGAGCCCACAACCGGCCAGCGTCCAGTGATCCACAGGATCACCGAAGGCAATCCAGCCCAGCAGCACCGCCCAGCCCATATAGGTGTAGGAGCAGGCGGCGAGCCTGGCCACCGGCGCGCCGGGCCGGCCATAGGCCAGAACGATACATCCATGCCCCGCGACCCAAAGCCCGGCCATCACCGCTGCCGGCAGCAGTTCCACCCAGCGCGGCGCAATGGCCACGAAGGGCAGCGCGGCGGAGGTGACGGCGAAGCCGGTCAAGGCCGTCCAGGCCCAGGTGGTGTAGGGCCCATCGGCCGCCATATGGCGCGTGCAAATAATGCTTGTCGCCCAGCAGGCGGCGGACATCAGAGGCAACAATGCCGCGGCGCCCAGCAGGCTTGGTCCCGGCCGCAGCACCAGCAGAATTCCGGCGAGGCCCACGGCGAGGCCCAGCCAGCGCCCGCGCTCAACCTTCTCCCCAAGAACCAGGATGGACAGGAGAACGACGAAAACCGGCGAGATGAAGTACAGCACCGTCGCATCCGTCATCGGCATGGCCCGCAATGCCGCGATCATCAGCACCGTCGAGGCGAGCAGGCCCAGGCCGCGCAGGATCTGCAACCCAGGCCGGGCCGGCCGGGGCGGAGGCCCCCGCAGCATGGCCAGCGTCCTGACCGCAACCAGTGCCACGGCCAGGCGGCACCAGGCGACCTGCAAAGGGTCCCAGTTCCGGGCGATATCCTTCGCGAGCGCATCCGAAATGGCGAAGAGCAGCATGGCGGTCAGGCAAAGCACCACGCCGCCTCGCCCGTTTCCTTTGGTCGGTGCCATACCCGTTGCCTGAGGCGTCAATCCGCGGATCGGCGTATTTCCAGCACCGTGCCTGCCCGGGCGCGGGTGTCGAAGTAGCAGAAGCCGCTGCGGTCCGCGCGCAGGCCGCGCGCGATCACCTCCAGCCCAAGGGCACGGCCGCGCGCCTCTGCCTCCACGATATCCGGCACCTCGAAGCCGAGGTGATAGATGCCCTCCCCATG is a genomic window of Roseomonas gilardii subsp. gilardii containing:
- a CDS encoding MFS transporter — protein: MNNPSTQLSDTLPEARESWVPMIAIALGQAIMSFNVASLPVSLAGMVNSFGVPPTTVATGIVMYSLAVAGFVMLGAKLVQRFGSTQVFRIVVALFGVSQVLMVVSPVATVMLLAQLLAGLSAAVIVPALVALIANHYHGQQQATAVGALGSARAGAGVAAFLIGGLLGTFIGWRPVFGILVVVSALVLFLSFRLKPEEPRRDVKIDLVGVLLAAASIVMIVFGFNNLNRWGLGIARPGAPFDLLGLSPAPVMIVVGIVLLQGFIVWTRRRQAAGLTPLLDLRVITSGQERAAVYAMFAVVALEAMLNFAVPLYIQIIQGRTPIETAIAMLPFNLTVFFTAMLVVRLYPILAPRQIGRLGFALCTLALLWLAWVVRNDWSAVAVMFGLIAFGIGQGALVTLVFNVLVTAAPKELAGDVGSLRGTTQNLAAGVGTALAGALLVGLLSSAILYRVSENPRLPPVVLSQIDLDSINFVSNDRLLEIMQRTGAAPEVVQEAVQINAESRLRALKIGLLVMACVSLLAIFPAGRLPAYRPGEIPAHPPVPAPGAAAAAIREDEDANL
- the glsA gene encoding glutaminase A → MYKDMFGEESRDQSPVSTGHLPPTERVDELLEEAHHRFRSNDDGVVADYIPALAKVPRDLFGLCVVEADGTVHAVGDVDHAFSIQSVSKPFVFALICQAIGAEPARERVGVNATGLPFNSVMAVELNADRTMNPMVNAGAIATTSLAPGDTAEAKWRFIQEGLSRFAGHELKMDAEIYESEAATNLRNRGIAKLLEGYGRMYFDALEATDIYTRQCSLLVTARDLAVMGATLADGGVNPLTGERVLDEEHCKRILAVLATAGLYEESGDWLYEVGLPGKSGVSGGIVTIAPGKGGLGTFSPPLDGAGNSVRGQLATKFLSERLGLNLFASRPSVARRQ
- a CDS encoding DMT family transporter, which encodes MVLCLTAMLLFAISDALAKDIARNWDPLQVAWCRLAVALVAVRTLAMLRGPPPRPARPGLQILRGLGLLASTVLMIAALRAMPMTDATVLYFISPVFVVLLSILVLGEKVERGRWLGLAVGLAGILLVLRPGPSLLGAAALLPLMSAACWATSIICTRHMAADGPYTTWAWTALTGFAVTSAALPFVAIAPRWVELLPAAVMAGLWVAGHGCIVLAYGRPGAPVARLAACSYTYMGWAVLLGWIAFGDPVDHWTLAGCGLIAAGGLLPWARWRGGRATASATEEMRGGTLAEGRVRPRQARPPFPPFGRVARMSRLKVRK
- a CDS encoding helix-turn-helix domain-containing protein — its product is MSANSLSHRVGSPIAALVEGEPHASPSPQPCEAGPTLLKPVVFSTDLVEPGHQLDLWQSKYESFNTIVPLGEPGPSFSGRNVIWSFGALALSLNNAPPVSLERSARQVRRDGIDHWVVRVARSGESRYRSASACFVTRPGVPALFSLGEPSESDRTNADWLSLYIPRDAFPELSAGLAALGPGVLETPGAAFLADYLLLLERRLSTMTPEQVPVLATATQSMIAACLLAGITPKAVAPTDRAVAQMERIRQVIRRNIGRATLDPQKICRLAGVSRSHLYRLFEQHGGVAHYIQGQRLRMAHAMLSDPWCRFSVAEIGEQLGFFDASSFSRAFRREFGYAPGEARSAGRQGLRAIGTETPPPTSSGLDFGGLLRRLGAGDRGETMPPA
- a CDS encoding SLC13 family permease; the protein is MSSSLVIILLLLAAAIVMFVLNRPRMDAVALIMMAAMPFTGVVTVNETLAGFADPNIVLIAALFVIGEGLVRTGVARRLGDWLNAKAGSSPARMLVMLMLVVAGLGSFMSSTAVVAIFIPVVLRICQNTGTPPRQLMMPLSVAALISGMMTLVATTPNLLVNAELVRQGAEGFHFFSFTPFGLPLLFLAIAYMLFARRLLAGGPGTTAARPQISLRHWIEQYGLADREYRVRVSPESPLIGKTLAELSLRDAGINILAIERGQRFFTDVLRPSAQTELRAYDVLLVDVMASHVAIDKLRERFRLRRMPLSDGAYFLDKSQEIGMAEAMLPPDSALIGQSIIKARVRAAYGLTVIGLRRGQKIYGHGLLEEKLRVGDTLLLTGFWSDIRKLQLDPSDLIVLNLPAEMHEVLPAANRAPQAVMILALTVSLMVSGIVPNVHAALIGCLLMGLFRCVDMKSAYRAIGWKSLILIVGMLPFSLALQRTGGIDLAADAVLALTGNAAPRTVLAILFVITAVLGLFISNTATAVLMAPVALAVAKDLGASPYPFAMTVALAASAAFMTPISSPANTLVVGPGHYTFGDFVRIGVPFAVVVMMVSLMLVPWLLPFH